A region of the Ctenopharyngodon idella isolate HZGC_01 chromosome 2, HZGC01, whole genome shotgun sequence genome:
TTCATCCGAAAATAAAGAATAACTTAtcgcataaagaaaatgaagcctataTTTTCAGGACCATaagatgttttatatatttaatatattatatatatatatatatatatatatatatatatatatatattaaaatcaacatAAAGGCAGTCCGACAAATACTACCATTTACTATTTcatatataattgtattaaaaaaatttcagcatattttcacTGAACATATTAAGAATGTGATTACATTGGGatactgagaaaaaaatagtcttcattttcattatagttccttaaatctaaaatattttttatttgatttggggtgaatatgaaaaaaataaaaaatacaattacactgtaaacGCACCTGGTTAGGACATGGTATTATGATGTGgtttgcttaaagggttagttcacccaaaagtgaaaattctgtcattaattactcaccaaccattactcatgtcattccacacccgtaagaccttcgttcatcttcggaacacaaattaagatatttttgattaagttcgatggctcagtaaggcctgcatcgccatcaataacactcccttttttaatgcccagaaagctactaaaaacatatttaaaacagttcatgtgactacagtgattcaaccttaatgttatgaaatgacaagaatactttttgtgtgccaaaaataacaaaatagcgactttattcaacaatatctagtgatgggcaatttcaaaacactgcttaatgaagctttacgaatcatttgtttcgaatcagtggttaaatatgttttcagtagctttctgggtattgaaaaagggagtgttattgctggcgatgcaggcctcactgagccatcggatttcatcaaaaatatttgtgttccgaagatgaacgaaggtcttacaggtgtggaacgacatgagggtgagtaattaatgactgaattttaatttttgggtgaactaaccctttaaagtcagaAATTAAAGCAGTGCAGTTCAGCAAGAGTGCTAAGATACAAACATATTCTAGCGTGGGATGATACCAGTGAGTTGGTGTTGGGGGTGTTGTTAACTCAATAAATAAAGAGTGGTTGTAGTCATAGTACTTAAGAAGTGTAGCAAAAGACCTTGAATACAGAGACAAGACGTTGTTAATACTGGTGGGATGATATTGTAAGTGCGATGAAGACTTAAACAAATAGCTATATTGCAAGTTATTAGCAAACATTGGTGCGCAGAGATAACACTGTCTAGACGACGAAAAAATGAATGAGATGTACACAAGGTTAGTGTAGTAAAGGGTTAGTGATAAGACTGGGTCTTTGAAAAAATAGATTGATGGAGCATGCTAAGACGCGATGAAGGAAATGGTTGTGAAGATGGTAGGTTGTTTGCAATGGGTATAAGAGATTGTAGCTGGTTTTAAAATTCACTGATTGTTCTGTCATACTTTTTGAACAGtcaatacttttttctttacaaaagacggtgattgttttgtttttttcgttttgttttttggtcacacaacaacattttcattgttGCTGAGTAACACACCAGACAAGGTCCAATAAACCAATCTTTTATGGAAATTGCAAGGAAAGAAGAATGGTGAGGATTGGTGAGAAATGGGCTATGATGAGAACCGTAACATAAGAAGGGGGAGGGGCATAGTTGGGAACCTCCTTCTGGCAGTGGAACAGCAACACTTAGAAAGCCAGCAAAGCTGGAACTGAGTGGGCGTGGAGTGGAGTTGATACACAATGCTCTTGTCGGAGTAGAAGGCCATTTCAGATGTCTCAGTGTGGTGAGGTGTTTAAATGTGTTCTGAATGCACGTGAGTGTCTGTATACATGATGATGActttgagtgtttgtgtgtcagttTGTGTATGTTAATGCACAGACATGTGTTAGAGAGAGACGCATCGCTCACTGTctaatgttttgtgtgtgtttgtgtgtgtgtcaatgtCTGAGGATGTTTCAATAGCATATGAGGATGAAGGCATTTAGCAGACAGCCAGGTCACAGTGCTGGAGGCTGGCCCTTAGTTggatgacctctgacctctagGGTTCAGCTACGACCTCTCCACCTGGCTGGGCTCCTGTGACTCTGAAAATGCCAATAGAGCAGAAAAGAATGATGTAAATAgctgaaaatgtgaaaatagcAAAAATGTGCCCTccaatttaaacaaattttaataatactATGCTGGATTCAATTCACTGCAaatttttctttgtaaaaataataataataaacaataattgaTGACTGATAGGCTTAAATTCTGAGTCAAGTTTGGCAGGTGAGTTTTGAACTGAACTTTAGGAGTAGGCCTCCCTCTAGTGTACATTCAGCATAAACGCAACCAGGACTTGTAAAAGTGAGAttcttttgttaattttttttttaaagggcagCAAACCCTCATAATTTTACTTTCTCAACcaatttttgttaaattatattagttttagtcaatatttttagtaatattagTCAATATTAGCATAAATGGCATCTTAAACAGAACATTTCATTTTGAAGTTAAGGAAAAGGGTAGGACATACTAAAACACTTTACTGTCAAAATGTCACCATCAAATTCTACTATCAAATGTTATCCACATTCTGGTAAACAAATGCTGCTGTAAAATTTTCTCACCTTTTAGGGTTGCCTGGTCTTTTGTTTCTTTAGGTTCACTGGTGACTGCAGGGAGGGTGCTGCCTTCTTTATCCTCtaattttgtgatgtttgaagAATCCTGTGAATCAGGAAGGGGGCATTCTTCCTCCCTTCCACAATCTCCCCACCTTCCCACTCCCTGCAGTCCATCCCAAGAGTCTGAGCTACGGAGGCTAAGGCGTCTCATTCGTGAGACAGTGTCCACCTCCCTCATGCGGGCAAGTCTCTCCTCTGAGCCATGCCCGGGCGGGGCTGTAAAAAGAGCCTCTATTCTTTGGGAAAGTCCACGGCTCCGTCTATCTACACTTGAAACCTGACCTTCATCTGGACCTTGACTCCGGCCCTTATCAATGCCTTCGCCAGCAACAACTTGTGTATGCTCCACTTTGTCAGTGCTAGAGGCTAGACTGCTCTGATCTTCACCGAGACCCTGTCCATGcttaagtgttttttgttttgtgtcagAATCTGCCTCTTTGTCACCAGTGTCTTGGGTATTTTTATCTAACTCCCAGTCTGAATCATCTGTGCCTTGCCCATCAATCCCACACCCACGCCAACCCCCCAGACCCCGTTTTTCACCACCTCCTTCCTGTCTATCATTGTCTAAACCCCACCTCTCCCCACCAATACCCCATCTTTCAGCGTCAAGAGACCGTCTCTCTCTGGACCAGAATCCACCTTGGCCCAAACTTTCCCCTTCCC
Encoded here:
- the LOC127504374 gene encoding uncharacterized protein LOC127504374, coding for MKDDPANTEQEHSEVKETETEQTETPKSQQPEVTEKVTEEDTSREKTETEQEKCELKDPVNEGTEQKSDTASEAKKEPNVILRANKAAMWTHSGLDSELRPEFPPDHLPLSVLPYPNRRLSLGLDWERAGWEGESLGQGGFWSRERRSLDAERWGIGGERWGLDNDRQEGGGEKRGLGGWRGCGIDGQGTDDSDWELDKNTQDTGDKEADSDTKQKTLKHGQGLGEDQSSLASSTDKVEHTQVVAGEGIDKGRSQGPDEGQVSSVDRRSRGLSQRIEALFTAPPGHGSEERLARMREVDTVSRMRRLSLRSSDSWDGLQGVGRWGDCGREEECPLPDSQDSSNITKLEDKEGSTLPAVTSEPKETKDQATLKESQEPSQVERS